Proteins from one Apis cerana isolate GH-2021 linkage group LG11, AcerK_1.0, whole genome shotgun sequence genomic window:
- the LOC108002360 gene encoding uncharacterized protein LOC108002360 isoform X1 translates to MNTMTRCWFLCNLLLLGCVQESWQLVIKNVTIPSMVKANDTDHVILDCDYDLEDTPSRGLVVKWFFNADEVAYQWIYGREPLAGDTLSNYVELNYPASDDPYTMYRAIKLNNPDIELSGEYRCVISTFADEKSASGSMIVYSTEKKFDLIYTKKTIDDKDGVEITCMAEGLYPQPTLNISIEGVPENQTFDITQRVDGLYDVLSRTTFLDEELPDITTISCLLHIPEANYNVSHETVYYPRPPTTSTTTTKLLHKMETQTLNDSEPGNGGGNLSGQLSINILLAIMQLSLILTFNYLQPFN, encoded by the exons ATGAATACGATGACACGATGCTGGTTCCTCTGCAATCTACTTCTGCTGGGATGCGTTCAAG AAAGCTGGCAACTCGTGATAAAAAACGTCACCATACCGTCGATGGTGAAAGCCAACGACACCGATCATGTGATCCTGGATTGCGATTATGATCTCGAGGACACGCCGAGCAGAGGATTAGTCGTGAAATGGTTCTTTAACGCGGACGAAGTGGCCTATCAATGGATATACGGTAGGGAACCTCTGGCCGGCGATACCTTGTCGAACTACGTCGAACTGAACTACCCTGCCAGCGACGATCCGTACACAATGTATCGagctataaaattaaataacccCGATATCGAACTTAGCGGAGAGTACAGGTGCGTCATATCCACGTTTGCGGACGAGAAGTCCGCTAGCGGATCCATGATCGTATATT CAACAGAGAAAAAGTTCGatcttatatatacaaagaaaacTATAGATGATAAGGATGGGGTGGAGATAACATGCATGGCGGAAGGACTATATCCACAACCTACTCTTAACATATCCATCGA GGGTGTCCCGGAAAATCAAACGTTCGATATTACACAGCGTGTCGATGGACTGTACGACGTCTTATCACGAACGACCTTTCTGGACGAAGAGTTACCGGATATAACAACTATCTCATGCTTGCTCCATATACCAGAGGCGAACTACAACGTTTCCCACGAAACCGTCTACTATCCCA GGCCGCCTACTACTTCAACTACTACAACGAAGCTGCTGCACAAAATGGAGACCCAAACGTTAAACGACTCAGAGCCTGGCAATGGTGGTG GAAATCTGTCTGGTCAATTGTCAATTAATATTCTGCTAGCCATTATGCAGTTGTCACTAATCCTCACATTCAATTATCTTCAACCGTTTAATTaa
- the LOC108002360 gene encoding uncharacterized protein LOC108002360 isoform X3, with amino-acid sequence MNTMTRCWFLCNLLLLGCVQESWQLVIKNVTIPSMVKANDTDHVILDCDYDLEDTPSRGLVVKWFFNADEVAYQWIYGREPLAGDTLSNYVELNYPASDDPYTMYRAIKLNNPDIELSGEYRCVISTFADEKSASGSMIVYSTEKKFDLIYTKKTIDDKDGVEITCMAEGLYPQPTLNISIEGVPENQTFDITQRVDGLYDVLSRTTFLDEELPDITTISCLLHIPEANYNVSHETVYYPIIRKD; translated from the exons ATGAATACGATGACACGATGCTGGTTCCTCTGCAATCTACTTCTGCTGGGATGCGTTCAAG AAAGCTGGCAACTCGTGATAAAAAACGTCACCATACCGTCGATGGTGAAAGCCAACGACACCGATCATGTGATCCTGGATTGCGATTATGATCTCGAGGACACGCCGAGCAGAGGATTAGTCGTGAAATGGTTCTTTAACGCGGACGAAGTGGCCTATCAATGGATATACGGTAGGGAACCTCTGGCCGGCGATACCTTGTCGAACTACGTCGAACTGAACTACCCTGCCAGCGACGATCCGTACACAATGTATCGagctataaaattaaataacccCGATATCGAACTTAGCGGAGAGTACAGGTGCGTCATATCCACGTTTGCGGACGAGAAGTCCGCTAGCGGATCCATGATCGTATATT CAACAGAGAAAAAGTTCGatcttatatatacaaagaaaacTATAGATGATAAGGATGGGGTGGAGATAACATGCATGGCGGAAGGACTATATCCACAACCTACTCTTAACATATCCATCGA GGGTGTCCCGGAAAATCAAACGTTCGATATTACACAGCGTGTCGATGGACTGTACGACGTCTTATCACGAACGACCTTTCTGGACGAAGAGTTACCGGATATAACAACTATCTCATGCTTGCTCCATATACCAGAGGCGAACTACAACGTTTCCCACGAAACCGTCTACTATCCCA TTATAAGGAAGGattag
- the LOC108002360 gene encoding uncharacterized protein LOC108002360 isoform X2 has translation MNTMTRCWFLCNLLLLGCVQESWQLVIKNVTIPSMVKANDTDHVILDCDYDLEDTPSRGLVVKWFFNADEVAYQWIYGREPLAGDTLSNYVELNYPASDDPYTMYRAIKLNNPDIELSGEYRCVISTFADEKSASGSMIVYSTEKKFDLIYTKKTIDDKDGVEITCMAEGLYPQPTLNISIEGVPENQTFDITQRVDGLYDVLSRTTFLDEELPDITTISCLLHIPEANYNVSHETVYYPRNLSGQLSINILLAIMQLSLILTFNYLQPFN, from the exons ATGAATACGATGACACGATGCTGGTTCCTCTGCAATCTACTTCTGCTGGGATGCGTTCAAG AAAGCTGGCAACTCGTGATAAAAAACGTCACCATACCGTCGATGGTGAAAGCCAACGACACCGATCATGTGATCCTGGATTGCGATTATGATCTCGAGGACACGCCGAGCAGAGGATTAGTCGTGAAATGGTTCTTTAACGCGGACGAAGTGGCCTATCAATGGATATACGGTAGGGAACCTCTGGCCGGCGATACCTTGTCGAACTACGTCGAACTGAACTACCCTGCCAGCGACGATCCGTACACAATGTATCGagctataaaattaaataacccCGATATCGAACTTAGCGGAGAGTACAGGTGCGTCATATCCACGTTTGCGGACGAGAAGTCCGCTAGCGGATCCATGATCGTATATT CAACAGAGAAAAAGTTCGatcttatatatacaaagaaaacTATAGATGATAAGGATGGGGTGGAGATAACATGCATGGCGGAAGGACTATATCCACAACCTACTCTTAACATATCCATCGA GGGTGTCCCGGAAAATCAAACGTTCGATATTACACAGCGTGTCGATGGACTGTACGACGTCTTATCACGAACGACCTTTCTGGACGAAGAGTTACCGGATATAACAACTATCTCATGCTTGCTCCATATACCAGAGGCGAACTACAACGTTTCCCACGAAACCGTCTACTATCCCA GAAATCTGTCTGGTCAATTGTCAATTAATATTCTGCTAGCCATTATGCAGTTGTCACTAATCCTCACATTCAATTATCTTCAACCGTTTAATTaa